The segment TTTACAGAAGGCGTTGTATGGCTTACAATAGGAAAGACAGGATATGCCGGGCTGGAGGCAGTTACCACATACATTTTTGTAATAATGGCGCAGGTTCTTTGGCCTATCCTGATTCCGTTTTCTGTTTTATTGATAGAAAACAATAAAATACGAAAAAAAATATTGTCTGCATTACTGGCAGTTGGCACGGTGATCGGGTTGTACTATTTATACCGTATGGTGTTTTATGGTGTTCACGCGGGAATCAGCAAATGGCATATTATCTATCGAAACTCTACTGTAGACCCTCTAGAATATGCAGCTGTATTTGTTTACCTTATTGCAGCGATAACACCATTTTTTATTTCTAGTATTAAAAGAATCTATATTATTGGAATTATTATGGGATTATCGTTTATTGTCTCAGTACTATTTTATACGCGTTGCCTGACCTCGGTATGGTGTTTCTTTGCGGCT is part of the Elusimicrobiota bacterium genome and harbors:
- a CDS encoding DUF6629 family protein; its protein translation is MCFSAPASFTAGVLLTFIGTETLKKVHKPSQIVLASMSLFFAFQQFTEGVVWLTIGKTGYAGLEAVTTYIFVIMAQVLWPILIPFSVLLIENNKIRKKILSALLAVGTVIGLYYLYRMVFYGVHAGISKWHIIYRNSTVDPLEYAAVFVYLIAAITPFFISSIKRIYIIGIIMGLSFIVSVLFYTRCLTSVWCFFAAVISFMVFYIIRDAHKKFHFDKLSAAHSK